The Sorangiineae bacterium MSr11954 DNA segment GTGGTGAGCGGGGCCCGCTCGTTTCGCGCGAGCAGGAGCGCCTCGGCCATGTGCGGCTGCGGCCGCAGCTCGGAGACGCGCTGCACGGCCATGCGAAATGGGAGCAGCATGCCGACCCAGGCCGGCGCCACCACCTGCCGCTGGCGCCGCGCGATGCCGGCCTCGAAGCGATCGATCGCGCGATCCAGGGACGTGACCCGGGTGAACACCCCCGCCATTTTGATCTTGCTGGCCGCCTGCGTCCCGAAGCCGATTCGGGTCATATCGGTGTCGAGCTCCGCGAAGTAGCCGATGCCCACCTTGGTCCCCAGGTGCTTCGTCTCCGCGCGGAACGTGCTGCCCAGCGATTCCACCGCCGCCTTGGACGCGCTGTAGGCGCCCATGAGCGGGGGGTGCGCGAGCACCGCCGCCGACGCGACCACCAGCGCATAGCCGCGCGGGTGCCCGATGTGCTCACCGGCCGCGCGCAACGTATGGAAGACGCCCATCACGTTGACCTCGAGGGTGCGCCGCATCACCTCGACGTCGCCGCCCACCATGGCCATTTGCGCGCCGATGCCCGCGTTGGCCACCACGATATCCAGCCCTCCGAGCTCGCGCACGAGCTCCTGAACGGACGCCTCGACCTGCTGCCGAACGGCTACATCGCAGTACCGGTAAGGTGCATCGCCGCAGGCCGCGGCCACCTTCTTCAACGACTCGGGCTCCAACCCGAGCAGCGCTACCTTCGCGCCGCGCTCGTGGAGGCGCCTCGCCAGCGCCGCCCCGATGCCGCGCGCGGCCCCGGTGATGAGAACGCGACGCCCCGCCAACAATGCGCGCAAACGCGCCGAGCGAATCGACATGGGGATGGTATACACGATGATTACCACCCACGCAACGAAACGTGCGGTCGAGCTTTACTCCAATGTAGGGAGCGGGGCGACGCGCGGACCTTCGCCCTCGAGCGCAGACGTGATCACGCGCCGCATGACCCTCCGCGCGCGCTCGATGCCCGCGTCGGTGACCTTTCGGCCTTCGTCGCCCTCCTCGAGCACGATGCGGACGACCGCCTCGACCGAGAGCAGGATCATGCGGAGCAGGAGCGGGTCGATGCGTTTGCCCAGGCGGACGTCTTGCCCCCCGCTGGAGAGCAGCCCGATGATCGCATCGTGCACCTTCATGCGGCGCGCGTGGAGCATCGACTCCTGGCGTTGCGCCTCGCCGCCCAGGACGAAGATGAGCCGCCCGAACTCGCGCGCGTTGCGCAGGTGCGCGTCCATGCACCGCTCGAACTGGCGCAGAGGGTCCGTCTCTTCGCGCACGGCGAGCCGGCACGTCTCGAGGAGGATGTCCGTCCCCAGGTGGTACAGCTCGAGGGCGACGTCCTCTTTGCTGCCATAGAGCCGATAGAAGGTGCGCCGGGAGACGTCGGCCGCTTTCAAGATGTCTTCCACCGAGGCCGCGCGCACCCCGAGCTCCGCGAAGACGCTGGCGGCGCCGCGGAGGATCATGGCGCGCGCTTGGCCCTCACCGAGTTGGAAACCCGGGGCTCGTGTGGCTGCCGCTACGGTTCGCTTTTTGTCGGTCGTGGCTCGGGTCACGGATCCAGTATGCACGACTGGTGCAAACTTTCGACCTCGATGGCGGTCTCCTCGCCCGGAAACCGTGGCCCGGCCCCGCCGCGCGAACGTCGAGCGCTCGGAGCGCTCAGGGCGCGCCGTAGAACTGCTGCAGACCCTCGATGTCCGTATCGCTCAACTCTCCGCCATTGTTCCACGTCGGGTTGCAATAGTTCATGACGGACATGGCGTCCCACGCGCCGACCGTGGTGTCGCCATTGGAGCCCTGCCTCTCGTCGCAGCTATCGGGTGTGTCGGGCCGATTTTGCTCGTGCGCGAAGCCGAGCGCGTGCCCGAACTCGTGAACCGCGATCGAGCGAATGCAATATTCGGTTCGATTCTGACAGGACGTGCTCCAATTCTTGAACGTGAAGTTCAAGAGCATGCCCTTGCGCACGTTGTCGAGGGCGGTGCCCAACCCCAAGGTGCGGGGGCCCGAGTCGGCGATGGTGATTCGAATGTTCGCCCCCGAGGACGTGCACGAACCCCACCCGGTGAAATCCACGTTCGAATTTCGCTCCCACGTATTCTCGATGGCCGACCGCACCCACCCCTTTTGCGTGCTGGAGCCCGACGTCTCCCAGCATACGCTGATTCGATTGTCGGGCCAAACGTTGGTGCTCAGGACATACAAATGATCCGAGGTGCTCCCCGTGAGCTCCGAAGAGGCGCTGTCCGCGGTGCTGGAGCACGCGACGCCGCCCAGAACGGCGCACGCGAGCAGCGGTATCGGCACCCAGCGGATTCGCGTGTTCTTGCCGTGCGACGACTGACTCCTAGACTGGTTCTGCATCGATCGTTCCCTTTCGAGTGAGTGCTTGCCGACCGTCGGGGGCCGGCGCGATCCGTACGCGCGATGGTCTCGGCAAATGGACGTGCGCAAACCTCTCCGGAGGACCCGCGGTCTCCCGGAAATGATTGCAGAATGCAATAACCTACCGTGGTACGGAGGCGCCGATTGCAGCGAGTGCCTCCTACATGCTCATACCAGCACGAAGCTCGCGCAGCCGAGCACGCACCCTGAGTGCGCTACGGTGTCTCGCTTTATCAAATTAAGTGATGTTCACGAGTACGCAGCCGCATCCATCGATTCAATCGGCGCAGGCGCGCGCGCGATGGACGCGATAGCTCACCGCGTCAACGTGTGCGCGTGCAAGCATCGGCGAATATTTCGATGCGTTCGGACGCGCGTATCGGTCACGTGCACGGCTCCGCGGCGCGCATCCACGCCGTGCTCGCCGGCACGTCGCGCGGTTGCGATCGCTCGGCCGCCGGTCCGTATGGTCGGATCGCGGGTGCGCGGCACGATTTTTTTGCAGCGAGACCTTCAACGTTTCCTCGCGACTCGAGGTCCTACATCGATCATCCGACGCACCGTGGGGACGATCATGACGCGATGGCGGCCGGGGCTCCCGTGCGCGCTGCTCGCATCGGCATGCACGTGCACCTTGCTCGCATCGGCGTGCAACGGTGCGGCGGGCTACGAGGCGGGTGGTACGGAAGAGCGCTGGCAAGCGGCCGATCCCGTGGTTTCGGACGATGGTGCGATCGTGACGGTGGAGACGCCGATCGACGCGCGCACCCTCGATCTGGCGATCTCCTCGCCGGCGATGCGCGCCGTCGCGAACGTCCGCCTCCTCCTCCCGCCGGGCTGGTCGCGAGGCGCCACGCAGACGTGGCCGGTGCTCTACCTGCTGCACGGAGCCCACACCGATCACACGGCGTGGACGGCGAACTCCGATATCGCAAAGCTTTCGGCCAGCACCGGGGTCATCGTGGTGATGCCGGACGGAGGTGCGTGCGGCCAATACTCCGATTGGTGGAACCTCGGCGGCTTCGGACCTCCCGCGTGGGAGACATTTCATCTCACGGAGCTCCGGCAGATCCTCGAGCGCGGCTTTCATGCGAGCACGGTCCGCGCCATCGCCGGCTTTTCGATGGGCGGCTTCGGCGCCATGTCGTACGCCGCGCGCAACCCGAGCATGTTCCGGGCGGCGGCCTCGTACAGCGGCGCGGTGGACTCGCTCTGGGACGGCAAAGGTGGCCCTGGCATCACGGGGCCCATGGTCCTCACGCTCATGTCGGTCACCTGTCCGCGCTACCCGCAGTGGGTCAATCTATGGGGCGATCCCGCCGTGCCCGCGGAACGTCGAATGTGGGAGGCGCACAATCCGGCCAGCTTGGCCTCCCGTCTCCGCGGGATTCCATTGTTCGTCGCGTCGGGAAATGGCGAGCCCGGTCCTCTGGCGCCCGCGCTCTTTCCCGATATCGTCGAACAGGTCGTCTATGGCGAATCGCGCGCCTTCGTCGAGGCCCTCGAGGCCGCTGGCGTGCCGGTGACGAGCGACTTCTACGGCCGCGGCACGCATGCGTGGCCGTATTGGCAGCGCGAGTTGCATCGCTCCTGGGCCATGCTGATGAGCGCGATTGGCGCAACCTCTGCGCCATAGCGCGCGAAAAGAGCCGCAGCTGGCGAAATATTTGAACGCTGCGGTGCCATACGGCTACTGCTCTCTCACCATGTGTACGCACCGAAGTAGAAACCGCGCGGTGAATCCGCGCGACGCGAACTGCGCTCGGCTCGTCCTCGTGTTCGCCACGGCCCTGACGGGGTGCGGGGCGGCTTCCGTGCACTCCGCCAAGCCGCCCCAGGTGAGCAGCGGGCACGGCGTCGCGAGCACCATCCTGCGCGCCGAGCACGAGCAAATCCACGACGTCGAATCCGAGTAACGCCGTGCCCGCGAAGGCGCGCCGAGGGGGGCGCGCCTCGCATGGGCCACGGCGCCTCACAAGGTCTTCAAGTACTCGAGCACCGCCCTGCGCTCGGCCTCGGTCAATCCCTTGGCGAACTCGTGGCCGTGGTTGCCCTTGCCGTAGGCGTTCGTGTTGTAAATGGCGCGCTGATCCACCGCCTCGGCCGGCGGCGGAAAGTAATCGGCAAATGATTTGAAGGTGTTCGTCACCAGATCCAAAACGGTGGGCACCTTCGTGTTCGCACCCGCGCGGCAGCTCAGATATCCGACTCCATCGATGTCGCTGCACTGGAGGACGGAGTACTTCCAACCCATCTTGTCGAAGTCGTACGCGCCGAGCGACGTATCGAAGCCGACGTCGGTCTTCGGATCGGGTTTGACGGCCATCTGCCTGCGCCACACGTTGGGCCGGCCCGAGGGGTTGAGCACGTCCCAGAGCGAAGGAACGCTCCCATTGTGGAAGTAGGGCGCGGCCGCCCACACACCGTGCAGCGGCTGCGCGGTGTACCCGATGATGGACAAGGGCGAGCACGGATCGCTCGCAGGGCGCGCCGGCTCCCCGCTGTTCACGACGCCCATCAATTGGTTCTGGAGCGGGGAGAGCTTCTCCGGCGGAATGTAGCCGGGGAGCGCGTCGGGATAGAACATCCACGACATGCTGGCCACCTTGGCCACCGTATCCTGTGGAACCAGAGGGCGCGCGCCCAGCGCGTTGAACAGGCTCGAATCCGCCGAGTCCGTTCGAATCACGTTTTGCGGGGCGACATAACCAGAATAGCCGGCCAGGCGCGGGTCCGGTAGGAACCCCGGCTGATGGGCAAAATGCGGCGAATACACGCCGTGGCAGCCCGCGCACGAGCCATTGCCACCGGCCGGGCGGGGCGCGCTCGGGTCGTCGGCCCACAGGTCCTTGGTGTGGAACAGAATGGCGCCTTGCTCGGCGCGCGGGCGGTCGATGCAATGGGCATCGTCGCCCGCGCCGGGGGTGCCGTCCGCGTTCGAGCAATAGCCGTAAGGGTACTTGGGCGCCTCCACCGTGTTGACCCACATATCCAGATCTTGGAAGTCGCCCTCGCGCTGCTTGCTCCAAGCGCCGTCGTATTTGTTGGTCGACGCGGGGAAGAAGTTGTTGCGCGCGCCGCCCGAGGTGCCAAAGCCGGTCCAGAGATAACGGCTCTTGTTGTGGGTCCACCACCACGCCGGCGTCTGTTGATCGCCGCCGGTCAGCGGGAAGCTCGGCACCAGCTTGCCGAGATAGGCCGGCTCGGCGAGCTTCGCGCGCCAATCCAAGGTGCCGAGCTCGCGGAACAGCAGCACGTTGACGATCTCCTGGTCGGCCGCGTTCACCCCGCGCGAACGATTGGCCATGTACCCGGGGTTGTCCAAGATGACTTGGATCGAGTTCGGGCCGTACACGCCATTGGCCTTGTTGACCTCGTGATAAAGCAGCCCCAGGTCGATGTTCGTGCCGGGCGCCCCCGCGTAAAAGCCGGTGCTCGAGGCGCCCGTGATCTCGGGGTGACCGTTCTTGCGGAAGTAGTTGGACGCGTCGCCCGAGACCTCCCCCGTGCCGAGCTGGCCGAGGTGGCACGCGTAGCAGGTGGCGCCGACGGTGCCGGTCCATCGGCCGCTTGCGTCCTTCGTCTGCACGAAGCCAAGGGGCCCTTGAACGCTCCCACCGTTGGTGGCGTTCGGATCCTCGCCCGGCATGGGGAAGGGGTTCGGATAAGGGCTGAGCGGATAACCGTAGCGCTGGTAGAACACCTTCAGCAGCTCATTGGCCTGTTTGGGATCGGTGGGGATCTGGTAGCCAAGTGACCTCACCAGGTTCCAAATACCCTCCATGGTCACCAGATCTCCGGTGATGGCGTTGGAGAAGATATACTGGCGCCCCCGTTCGACGGCGGCGCGCCATTCGCCGCACGTGCTGGGCCGCGGCTTGGCCGAATAGATGGGCTTTTTGCCCTGGGCCACCAGAATGGCGTTCTGCTTGGCTTGATTCTCGAGCAAGGTGTCGTTCGAGCAGACCTTGTAGGGCGCGTTGAAGTAGACGGCGTAGTTCTTGTTGTCGATGTTGCTGCCGGCGATGAGCTCGCGCGGATCCAGCGGCAGCGGGGCGGTGTCCGGCTGGTTCTCGCAGAACTGCGCGGCATAGTTGCGGCCACCGTTGGTCTCGAGATTGCCGAGTAGCGGATACGCGCCGCCGGCGGTCGCGCCGCTGGAAGCCGAAGCGCCTTTGCCATCCTCGCCCCCGCCGCACGCCGAGAACATGGCGGCGGAGAGGAGCCCGATGGCGCACATATGTGGAATGCAGGGAAACCGTACGAATGCCATTTCCTACCTCCCTTGCTGAATGCAGCCGCTCTTCGGCCGTTGGATCATTCTCGAATGAGCGCAAATCCGGACGTGAGGGGAGGGCGTGCCAAAGTGCTTGTCATTTTGAGCCAGCGCGGTTTGCGATACCGTATGGAAGGCGTCCCATCGGGGCCATCTGACGAGATATGAACCGGCAAGATCTCACCCGGCCCACGGTGCCGATCGTCTATGGGCTGCTCATCCTGGAGCTAGCCCTCGGTCGCGGTACGACGCGCGCGCGGATGTTATCGGGGCTGGATATCCCCGATGCCGTTTGGAGCACACCCGACGCGCGCATCTCGCTCGTGCAGCTCGACCGCCTCCTCTACCGCGCCGTGCAGCTCACGGGCGATGGGGCGCTGGGCTACGAGATCGGCCTTCGTTGTGGGGTGACCACGCACGGCCTATTCGGTTTTGCGGCCATGAGCCTCGCGTCGATCCGGCAGGTGGTGGAGTTCGGGGTCAAGTTCCTCCCCGTGCGCTTGCCCAACGTGAAGGTCACGCTCCTCGAGGAGGGACGAAGGAGCGCCCTCGAGGTCACCGAGGCCACCCCGCTCGGAGCCTTGCGGCGGCAGACGCTCGAGATCACGTTGGTGGGCGCGTGGCGCTTCGCCCGGGAGCTGGGGAAGGCGCGGCAAGATGCCGGCGGCGGGGTGGAGATCTGGTTCGATTATCCGGAGCCCGATTACTACTCCGCGTACCGCGCGCGCCTGCCCCCGGTGCGCTTCGGGATGAGCGCCAATCGATTGTACTTCGAATCGGAGTTGCTCGATCGGCAGCTCCAAGCTGGTAACGCGGTGAGCGCGGAGATCATGAAGCAGCAATGCGAGCGCGAGCTCTTGCTCTTGGGTTTCGGCGCCGACTTTTTGAGCCAGGTGCGCGAAGCGCTGCCCAAGCCGGGGGGAGGCTACAACGGCGTCGAGGAGGTCTCGGCGCGGCTCTCCCTCTCGAGCCGCACCTTGAAGCGCCGCCTCTCGGAGCATCGAACCAGCTTTCAGCAGCTGCTCGACGAGCGCCGCCAGCGCGATAGCATGCGCCTGCTCCGAGATCCCGCGCTGGCCATCGAGCATGTCGCGCAGCGCCTCGCGTACTCCGATCCCGCCAACTTCACGCG contains these protein-coding regions:
- a CDS encoding M57 family metalloprotease; amino-acid sequence: MQNQSRSQSSHGKNTRIRWVPIPLLACAVLGGVACSSTADSASSELTGSTSDHLYVLSTNVWPDNRISVCWETSGSSTQKGWVRSAIENTWERNSNVDFTGWGSCTSSGANIRITIADSGPRTLGLGTALDNVRKGMLLNFTFKNWSTSCQNRTEYCIRSIAVHEFGHALGFAHEQNRPDTPDSCDERQGSNGDTTVGAWDAMSVMNYCNPTWNNGGELSDTDIEGLQQFYGAP
- a CDS encoding AraC family transcriptional regulator, which codes for MLSGLDIPDAVWSTPDARISLVQLDRLLYRAVQLTGDGALGYEIGLRCGVTTHGLFGFAAMSLASIRQVVEFGVKFLPVRLPNVKVTLLEEGRRSALEVTEATPLGALRRQTLEITLVGAWRFARELGKARQDAGGGVEIWFDYPEPDYYSAYRARLPPVRFGMSANRLYFESELLDRQLQAGNAVSAEIMKQQCERELLLLGFGADFLSQVREALPKPGGGYNGVEEVSARLSLSSRTLKRRLSEHRTSFQQLLDERRQRDSMRLLRDPALAIEHVAQRLAYSDPANFTRAFRKWVGMTPSEYRSRCLQTPPRPPPRR
- a CDS encoding esterase family protein, whose amino-acid sequence is MTRWRPGLPCALLASACTCTLLASACNGAAGYEAGGTEERWQAADPVVSDDGAIVTVETPIDARTLDLAISSPAMRAVANVRLLLPPGWSRGATQTWPVLYLLHGAHTDHTAWTANSDIAKLSASTGVIVVMPDGGACGQYSDWWNLGGFGPPAWETFHLTELRQILERGFHASTVRAIAGFSMGGFGAMSYAARNPSMFRAAASYSGAVDSLWDGKGGPGITGPMVLTLMSVTCPRYPQWVNLWGDPAVPAERRMWEAHNPASLASRLRGIPLFVASGNGEPGPLAPALFPDIVEQVVYGESRAFVEALEAAGVPVTSDFYGRGTHAWPYWQRELHRSWAMLMSAIGATSAP
- a CDS encoding SDR family NAD(P)-dependent oxidoreductase, encoding MSIRSARLRALLAGRRVLITGAARGIGAALARRLHERGAKVALLGLEPESLKKVAAACGDAPYRYCDVAVRQQVEASVQELVRELGGLDIVVANAGIGAQMAMVGGDVEVMRRTLEVNVMGVFHTLRAAGEHIGHPRGYALVVASAAVLAHPPLMGAYSASKAAVESLGSTFRAETKHLGTKVGIGYFAELDTDMTRIGFGTQAASKIKMAGVFTRVTSLDRAIDRFEAGIARRQRQVVAPAWVGMLLPFRMAVQRVSELRPQPHMAEALLLARNERAPLTTPQPKEPSAGT
- a CDS encoding TetR/AcrR family transcriptional regulator, with product MTRATTDKKRTVAAATRAPGFQLGEGQARAMILRGAASVFAELGVRAASVEDILKAADVSRRTFYRLYGSKEDVALELYHLGTDILLETCRLAVREETDPLRQFERCMDAHLRNAREFGRLIFVLGGEAQRQESMLHARRMKVHDAIIGLLSSGGQDVRLGKRIDPLLLRMILLSVEAVVRIVLEEGDEGRKVTDAGIERARRVMRRVITSALEGEGPRVAPLPTLE